In Uranotaenia lowii strain MFRU-FL chromosome 2, ASM2978415v1, whole genome shotgun sequence, one genomic interval encodes:
- the LOC129747980 gene encoding 39S ribosomal protein L43, mitochondrial, with translation MSNSHLFLKSGFPRAPLANGIGRYVCQLQRITLKYCKNNGSSKGMREFLEQDLLDFSRANPGVVVYVKPRRHRTAVMTAEYLNGDRQWVNCRNNSREEIQKWVQVLLTQAGLSSETRLRKLWHTEVPSIQGPWTPFTHQHPSGNLADYPSRELSELRLRDETATEKLLKLYQEQKANMDAKS, from the coding sequence ATGTCCAACTCGCACCTTTTCCTGAAATCGGGATTCCCCCGGGCCCCGTTGGCCAACGGAATCGGCCGATACGTGTGCCAATTGCAACGGATAACACTAAAGTACTGCAAAAACAATGGTTCCAGCAAGGGAATGCGCGAATTCCTGGAGCAAGATCTGCTCGACTTTAGCCGGGCCAATCCCGGAGTGGTGGTGTACGTGAAACCGCGGCGCCATCGGACGGCCGTGATGACGGCGGAATATCTGAACGGGGACCGGCAGTGGGTAAACTGCCGAAACAACAGTCGCGAGGAGATACAAAAGTGGGTCCAGGTGCTGCTGACACAGGCCGGCCTTTCGAGCGAGACCCGGTTACGTAAACTTTGGCACACCGAAGTACCCTCGATTCAGGGACCATGGACCCCGTTCACCCATCAGCATCCCTCGGGCAATTTGGCGGACTATCCGAGCCGGGAGCTGTCCGAGTTGCGGCTTCGAGACGAGACCGCTACCGAAAAGCTACTGAAACTTTACCAGGAACAGAAGGCGAACATGGATGCGAAGTCGTAG